A part of Nitrospiraceae bacterium genomic DNA contains:
- a CDS encoding argininosuccinate synthase, protein MNKIVLAYSGGLDTSVAIKWLKEKYNAEIIAFCADLGQGGDELDTVKEKALKTGASKAYVEDLREEFVKDYIFPMLRANAIYEGTYLLGTSIARPLIAKKQIELAQKENADAVSHGATGKGNDQVRFELTYYALKPDIKVIAPWREWPFNSRQSLIDYSEKHGIPVTATKAKPYSTDRNIFHISYEGGILEDPWAEPPSDMYTMMVSPEKAPDKPVYIEIEFEKGDPAAIDGKKMSPAKLLEKLNSIAGANSIGRVDIVENRYVGMKSRGVYETPGGTVLHIAHRAMESLTLDREVMHIKDSLIPKYAELVYCGYWFAPERTMLQTMIDDTQQDVTGTVRLKLYKGNCQVVGRKSPKSLYHAELATFEAEEIYNQKDAEGFIKLNALRLKVRKLLRKDK, encoded by the coding sequence ATGAACAAAATAGTTCTTGCATATTCAGGCGGACTAGACACATCGGTTGCGATTAAATGGCTCAAGGAAAAATATAATGCAGAGATAATCGCATTCTGCGCAGATCTCGGTCAGGGCGGAGATGAGCTAGACACAGTAAAAGAAAAGGCGCTGAAAACAGGAGCATCAAAAGCATATGTCGAAGACCTGAGGGAAGAATTCGTGAAGGATTATATCTTCCCAATGCTTCGCGCAAACGCGATATATGAAGGAACTTATCTTCTAGGCACATCAATAGCAAGACCGTTAATAGCAAAAAAACAGATTGAGCTCGCTCAAAAAGAAAACGCTGATGCTGTTTCGCACGGAGCAACAGGAAAGGGTAATGATCAGGTGAGGTTTGAGCTGACATATTATGCGTTGAAGCCTGACATAAAAGTAATCGCTCCGTGGCGTGAATGGCCGTTTAATTCCAGACAGTCTTTAATAGACTATTCAGAAAAGCACGGAATCCCTGTTACTGCGACAAAAGCAAAACCTTACAGCACTGACAGAAATATTTTTCATATAAGTTATGAGGGAGGAATACTCGAAGACCCATGGGCAGAGCCTCCCTCTGACATGTACACAATGATGGTCTCTCCTGAAAAAGCGCCTGACAAACCTGTATATATAGAGATAGAATTTGAAAAAGGGGATCCTGCTGCAATAGACGGGAAAAAAATGAGCCCAGCAAAACTGCTCGAGAAACTGAATTCTATTGCAGGTGCAAACAGCATAGGAAGGGTTGATATTGTTGAAAACAGGTATGTTGGAATGAAGTCAAGGGGTGTTTATGAAACACCGGGCGGTACAGTGCTTCATATTGCGCACCGTGCAATGGAATCTCTTACTCTTGACAGAGAAGTAATGCACATCAAAGACTCTCTTATACCTAAATATGCAGAGCTCGTTTATTGCGGTTACTGGTTTGCACCAGAGAGAACCATGCTCCAGACAATGATTGATGACACTCAGCAGGATGTAACTGGGACTGTAAGGCTGAAGCTGTATAAGGGGAATTGTCAGGTTGTCGGCAGAAAATCTCCAAAGTCGCTTTATCATGCAGAGCTTGCAACATTCGAGGCTGAAGAAATATATAATCAGAAGGATGCAGAGGGATTCATAAAACTTAATGCATTAAGACTCAAGGTAAGAAAGCTGCTGAGAAAAGACAAATAA
- a CDS encoding DUF488 domain-containing protein → MGRDIIEPVSLLTVGYEGRNISEFIDNLLNKKVRTLIDVREIPASRKFGFSKNQLLGHLEEVGIKYIHIKDLGSPKTLREKLRENNDFDSFFKKYSAYIQTRLDIVKKIYEDIIMHEKSCIMCFERNPSQCHRKIVAEKVKEIDGNGLVITHI, encoded by the coding sequence GTGGGGAGGGATATCATAGAGCCTGTTTCTTTGTTAACTGTGGGATATGAAGGAAGAAATATATCAGAATTTATTGATAATCTTCTGAATAAAAAAGTACGTACTCTTATTGATGTAAGAGAAATACCTGCAAGCAGAAAATTTGGATTTTCAAAAAATCAACTCTTGGGTCACCTTGAAGAAGTCGGCATAAAATATATTCACATTAAAGACTTAGGCAGTCCGAAAACATTAAGAGAGAAACTTCGTGAAAATAATGACTTTGACTCTTTTTTTAAGAAATATTCTGCTTATATACAGACAAGATTGGATATTGTTAAAAAAATATATGAAGATATAATAATGCATGAGAAAAGCTGTATTATGTGTTTTGAAAGAAATCCATCTCAATGTCACAGAAAAATAGTTGCAGAGAAAGTAAAAGAAATAGATGGTAATGGTCTTGTAATAACACATATATAG
- the miaA gene encoding tRNA (adenosine(37)-N6)-dimethylallyltransferase MiaA — MNKVIILAGPTGVGKTEASILLAQKLGTNIISADSMQIYKGMDIGTAKPSAEQRKIVKHHMIDIIQPSEPYSVGRYIEDVVPIIESLHENEKIPLMVGGTGLYIKAMTRGIFSGPSADWKLREELLALEQEQEGALFKYLTQLDPNAASKIMPADTRRVIRAIEVCLKTKQGISELQQKLTEPLPYEFIKIGLTRERKELYEIIEERVDKMIADGLIEEVKNILNMKPDRTPMQAIGYKETAMYLNNEISLDETVNIIKKGTKRYAKRQFTWFKKEEGITWIDITGIYNAEDIFNHLKKQSNHLLT; from the coding sequence ATGAATAAAGTAATCATATTGGCCGGGCCTACCGGCGTCGGGAAAACAGAGGCGTCGATACTCCTTGCGCAGAAGCTTGGCACAAATATAATCAGCGCTGATTCAATGCAGATTTATAAAGGCATGGACATTGGCACTGCAAAGCCGTCTGCTGAACAGAGAAAGATCGTGAAACACCACATGATTGATATTATCCAGCCTTCAGAACCTTACAGTGTCGGAAGATACATAGAAGATGTTGTTCCAATAATAGAGTCGCTGCATGAAAATGAAAAAATACCCTTGATGGTCGGCGGCACAGGGCTTTATATAAAGGCAATGACAAGGGGGATATTCAGCGGTCCGTCTGCTGACTGGAAATTAAGAGAAGAACTCCTTGCGCTCGAGCAGGAACAGGAAGGCGCATTATTCAAATACCTCACACAGCTTGATCCAAATGCTGCATCGAAAATAATGCCTGCTGACACAAGGCGCGTTATCAGGGCGATTGAAGTGTGTCTTAAAACAAAACAGGGGATATCAGAGCTTCAGCAGAAATTAACAGAACCCTTGCCGTATGAATTCATAAAAATTGGATTAACAAGAGAAAGAAAAGAGCTTTATGAAATTATTGAAGAGCGCGTTGATAAGATGATAGCAGATGGATTAATCGAAGAAGTAAAAAACATCTTAAACATGAAACCTGACAGAACTCCCATGCAGGCAATAGGATATAAAGAGACTGCAATGTATTTGAATAATGAGATATCTCTTGATGAGACAGTCAATATTATAAAAAAAGGCACTAAGCGTTACGCAAAAAGGCAGTTCACGTGGTTTAAAAAAGAAGAGGGAATAACATGGATTGATATAACGGGAATTTATAATGCCGAAGATATATTTAACCATCTAAAAAAGCAGTCAAATCATCTTTTAACCTGA
- the dprA gene encoding DNA-processing protein DprA, which translates to MPGLEYWIALRDVKDIGPVTAKKLLAVYKNPKDVFNASIKELSEIKSVGPKKAKNIKEFDAWKKIDAEIAKLKNSGIQIITINDKDYPENLKAVNDSPIFIYVKSIPEKNDKFALAVVGSRKLTSYGQHITEKLSSELSQMGFTIVSGMARGIDTLAHISALKAGGRTIGVMGSGIDVPYPPENKMLMEKISSSGYVVSEFAPGTPPDKENFPRRNRLISGLSLGVLVVEAVSDSGSLITAEYAKEQKREVFAVPGNINSKNSEGTNQLIRNGAKTVLSAEDIIEKLAPSLKGFIKSKEKAKTELTDEEKRLCDIMTAEPRHVDILSRESMMPSSRVLGILLSLELKGIVKQAEGKKFFLV; encoded by the coding sequence ATGCCGGGACTTGAATATTGGATTGCCTTAAGAGATGTAAAAGATATCGGGCCTGTAACAGCAAAAAAACTTCTTGCTGTATACAAAAACCCGAAAGATGTTTTTAATGCATCCATTAAAGAGCTCTCAGAGATAAAATCAGTTGGCCCAAAAAAAGCAAAGAACATAAAAGAATTCGATGCATGGAAAAAAATTGATGCAGAGATAGCAAAGCTTAAAAACAGCGGTATCCAGATAATCACGATCAACGATAAGGATTATCCTGAAAACTTGAAGGCAGTAAACGATTCTCCGATTTTTATTTATGTAAAAAGCATTCCTGAGAAAAATGATAAATTCGCTCTGGCAGTAGTAGGTTCGAGAAAACTCACCAGCTACGGCCAGCATATAACTGAAAAATTATCATCAGAATTATCACAGATGGGATTTACCATAGTGAGCGGAATGGCAAGAGGCATTGATACGCTTGCGCATATATCGGCACTGAAGGCAGGAGGAAGAACTATAGGGGTTATGGGTTCAGGCATTGACGTGCCTTATCCTCCTGAGAACAAGATGCTGATGGAGAAAATATCTTCATCAGGATATGTTGTGAGTGAATTTGCTCCTGGCACTCCGCCTGACAAGGAAAATTTTCCAAGGAGAAACCGGCTGATAAGCGGACTCTCCCTTGGAGTGCTTGTTGTTGAGGCTGTATCTGACAGCGGTTCTCTGATAACAGCAGAATATGCAAAGGAGCAGAAACGAGAAGTATTTGCAGTACCGGGTAATATTAATTCGAAAAATTCAGAAGGCACAAACCAGCTCATACGAAACGGCGCAAAAACTGTTCTGAGCGCAGAGGATATAATAGAGAAACTTGCGCCTTCTTTAAAGGGTTTTATAAAATCTAAAGAAAAAGCAAAGACTGAGCTTACGGATGAAGAGAAAAGGCTTTGTGATATAATGACTGCAGAGCCCAGGCACGTTGATATATTATCGAGAGAAAGCATGATGCCTTCATCAAGGGTTCTCGGAATTCTTCTCAGCCTTGAGTTAAAGGGAATCGTAAAACAGGCAGAGGGAAAAAAATTTTTTCTTGTATGA
- the rlmN gene encoding 23S rRNA (adenine(2503)-C(2))-methyltransferase RlmN: MAKINLKSLNEEEIKEFIKSQGLPDYRGGQILHWIYEKKAESMDQITEFSKELRKKLSSIAYISNLNLLEKQTSKDNTEKFLFKLEDDESIESILIPDEERLTLCISSQAGCAMGCRFCLTGKIGFKRNLMAHEIVDQVIYVSRVIAKRKKNNILTNIVFMGMGEPLANLAEVVEALHRLIRFMGISRKRITLSTSGIAAKIAEFYEHAPKVNLAVSLNAADDETRNKLMPINRIYPIKMLLDECRKLDMPARDKITFEYVMVDGINDKPEDAKKLVRLLKGIPSKVNIIPFNKYHGTEFKKPSDEKIFAFQKILMDGNINAFIRKSKGQDILAACGQLKAGYKTNK, translated from the coding sequence ATGGCAAAGATAAATCTCAAATCATTAAATGAAGAAGAGATAAAAGAATTTATAAAATCTCAGGGACTGCCTGATTACAGGGGTGGACAGATACTTCACTGGATTTACGAGAAAAAAGCTGAGTCCATGGACCAGATAACAGAGTTCTCGAAGGAACTTAGAAAAAAACTTTCAAGCATCGCATATATCAGTAATTTAAATCTTCTAGAAAAACAAACCTCAAAAGACAACACTGAAAAATTTCTCTTCAAGCTTGAAGATGATGAATCCATAGAGAGCATTCTTATCCCTGATGAAGAACGTTTAACTCTCTGCATCTCGTCTCAGGCCGGCTGTGCAATGGGATGCAGGTTCTGTCTCACAGGCAAAATAGGGTTTAAGCGGAATCTCATGGCTCATGAGATAGTCGATCAGGTTATATATGTAAGCAGAGTTATCGCGAAGAGAAAGAAAAACAACATCCTGACGAATATTGTTTTTATGGGAATGGGCGAACCTCTTGCAAATCTGGCTGAGGTTGTAGAGGCCTTACACAGGTTGATCCGATTTATGGGAATATCAAGAAAGAGAATAACGCTTTCAACTTCAGGCATTGCAGCAAAGATCGCTGAATTTTACGAGCATGCGCCTAAAGTGAATCTTGCTGTTTCCCTGAATGCTGCTGATGATGAGACCAGAAACAAGCTTATGCCAATAAATAGGATTTATCCGATCAAGATGCTGCTTGATGAATGCAGAAAGCTGGATATGCCTGCGAGGGACAAGATAACTTTTGAATATGTGATGGTTGACGGGATCAATGATAAGCCAGAGGATGCGAAAAAACTTGTTAGACTTCTTAAGGGCATTCCTTCAAAGGTGAATATAATCCCGTTTAATAAATATCACGGCACAGAATTTAAAAAACCTTCTGATGAAAAAATCTTTGCATTCCAGAAGATACTAATGGACGGGAATATCAATGCATTTATAAGAAAAAGCAAGGGGCAGGATATTCTTGCTGCATGCGGACAATTAAAGGCAGGATATAAGACAAATAAATAG
- a CDS encoding thymidylate synthase, with translation MNLFSLNAKTISDAWFQLIYNIFDYAYTQKIQKGSFENEQYRLQYPGIAVFIEHPSEDMIPVIPPGLNIPSPTTQEYIEDYFAAYLMDPELSENETYRYSSRIHHPMPKGGTQMDRVIQLLKETPLTNQAIVEIGSPEDHDICYGNDGKLDPPCLRLLDFKVIPRKDEMVLTVSCYFRSWDLWAGFPTNLGGIELLKNYIAGETNLKNGPMYAYSAGGHIYGYQEEIARIRTLKTINKE, from the coding sequence ATGAATCTCTTCAGTCTGAATGCAAAGACAATCTCTGATGCGTGGTTCCAGCTGATATACAACATCTTCGATTACGCCTACACCCAGAAGATCCAAAAAGGCTCTTTTGAAAATGAGCAGTACAGGCTTCAATATCCGGGCATCGCAGTTTTCATAGAACATCCTTCAGAGGACATGATCCCTGTGATTCCGCCGGGCCTTAACATCCCTTCACCAACAACACAGGAATACATTGAAGATTATTTTGCTGCGTATCTTATGGACCCTGAGCTTTCTGAGAATGAGACTTACAGATATTCAAGCAGGATACATCATCCAATGCCAAAAGGCGGGACGCAGATGGACAGGGTAATACAATTATTAAAAGAAACTCCTCTAACCAATCAGGCAATTGTCGAGATTGGATCTCCTGAAGACCATGATATCTGCTACGGCAATGACGGCAAACTAGACCCTCCGTGCTTGAGGCTTCTTGATTTCAAAGTTATCCCCCGCAAAGATGAGATGGTTTTGACTGTGAGCTGTTATTTCCGTTCATGGGATTTGTGGGCGGGTTTTCCGACTAATCTCGGCGGAATAGAACTTCTTAAAAACTATATTGCAGGAGAGACAAATCTAAAAAATGGGCCGATGTATGCTTACAGCGCAGGCGGGCATATATATGGTTATCAGGAAGAGATTGCAAGAATAAGGACTTTAAAGACTATCAATAAAGAATAG
- the hemB gene encoding porphobilinogen synthase, translated as MFPIHRPRRLRKNETIRRMVRETSLSPDNFIYPLFVTAGKNTRKEISSMPGCFQESVDKIAEHAKEIHSLNIPSIILFGIPEKKDETGSSGHDPHGVVQNAIKIIKDKLPELYVITDVCMCEYTSHGHCGVIEKGSVKNDATLELLAKQALSHAKAGADIVAPSDMMDGRVKAIRHALDENGFSETPIMSYAAKYASAFYGPFREAAESTPQFGDRRSYQMDPANRREALKEVALDIEEGADIVMVKPALSYLDVISDVRNTFNLPVAAYNVSGEYSLVKAAGKLGWIDETRVMMEMLISIKRAGADMILTYFAKDAAKILNK; from the coding sequence ATGTTCCCAATTCATAGACCGCGAAGATTAAGAAAAAACGAGACTATCAGGAGAATGGTCAGGGAGACCTCGCTTTCTCCTGATAATTTCATCTATCCGCTCTTTGTAACAGCAGGCAAAAACACACGCAAAGAAATATCCTCGATGCCCGGCTGTTTTCAAGAATCAGTGGATAAAATAGCTGAGCACGCAAAAGAGATTCATTCCTTGAACATCCCGTCAATAATTTTATTCGGCATACCAGAGAAAAAAGACGAGACAGGCTCATCAGGTCATGATCCTCACGGAGTTGTGCAAAATGCAATAAAAATCATAAAAGACAAACTCCCCGAGCTTTATGTGATAACAGATGTATGCATGTGCGAATACACAAGCCACGGGCACTGCGGCGTTATAGAAAAAGGCAGTGTAAAAAACGACGCTACTTTAGAGCTTCTTGCAAAACAAGCTTTATCGCATGCAAAAGCAGGCGCTGACATTGTTGCGCCTTCTGATATGATGGACGGAAGGGTTAAGGCAATAAGGCATGCACTTGACGAGAATGGTTTTTCAGAAACTCCTATAATGAGCTATGCAGCAAAATATGCATCTGCATTTTACGGCCCTTTCAGAGAAGCGGCAGAATCAACACCGCAGTTCGGAGACAGACGCTCATACCAAATGGATCCTGCTAACAGAAGAGAGGCATTAAAAGAAGTTGCGCTTGACATAGAAGAAGGCGCTGACATAGTAATGGTCAAACCCGCTCTTTCATATCTCGACGTAATCTCTGATGTTAGAAATACGTTTAACTTGCCTGTTGCCGCCTATAATGTGAGCGGAGAATATTCACTGGTCAAGGCAGCGGGAAAACTCGGCTGGATAGATGAGACGCGCGTTATGATGGAAATGCTTATTTCAATAAAGCGCGCGGGAGCTGACATGATCCTCACCTATTTTGCAAAAGACGCAGCAAAGATTTTAAATAAATAA
- a CDS encoding NUDIX hydrolase, with amino-acid sequence MIIEYKGGIVLIKRKNPPIGWAIPGGFVDYGESLEKAAAREAKEETGLRVRLLRQFHTYSAPDRDPRHHTITTVFIAKGEGRLKADDDAEDAGIFKKGKLPLPLVFDHKKILNDYFNRRY; translated from the coding sequence ATCATCATAGAATATAAGGGCGGGATTGTTCTTATCAAAAGGAAGAATCCTCCAATAGGCTGGGCAATTCCAGGAGGTTTTGTTGATTACGGCGAGAGCCTCGAAAAAGCAGCAGCAAGGGAAGCAAAAGAAGAAACAGGTTTAAGGGTAAGGCTGTTAAGACAGTTTCATACATATTCAGCTCCTGACAGAGACCCGAGGCATCATACAATAACTACTGTGTTTATTGCCAAAGGAGAGGGCAGACTGAAGGCTGATGATGATGCTGAAGATGCAGGGATATTCAAAAAAGGGAAGCTTCCCTTACCATTGGTTTTTGACCATAAAAAAATATTAAATGATTATTTTAACAGGAGGTATTAA
- a CDS encoding iron-sulfur cluster assembly accessory protein produces the protein MVTISDAAAAKVKEILNVEGKPAWGLRIHMVEGGCCGPSFGMNLEEKSAEGDEIIEKNGLNIFIDRKTFQQMDGMNVDYIKNNEQEGFAVTGGKQSACGSGCSTEGSSCGSGGGCGCS, from the coding sequence GTGGTAACAATATCAGATGCAGCAGCAGCAAAAGTCAAAGAAATACTTAATGTAGAGGGGAAACCCGCATGGGGTCTTCGCATACACATGGTTGAAGGCGGATGCTGCGGCCCGTCTTTCGGCATGAATCTTGAGGAGAAATCCGCTGAAGGTGATGAGATAATAGAAAAAAACGGTCTCAATATCTTCATAGACAGAAAAACATTCCAACAGATGGACGGAATGAATGTTGACTACATTAAAAATAACGAACAGGAAGGATTTGCAGTAACAGGTGGAAAACAGTCTGCATGCGGCAGCGGATGCAGCACTGAAGGCTCTTCATGCGGAAGCGGCGGCGGATGCGGATGCAGCTAA
- a CDS encoding HD domain-containing protein, translating into MHEKEIFTEIVLNNSKREKFLSQCACKNNRGIRKHPKREKIPDRGNIRPRFFHDTDKIIHSKAYSRYIDKTQVFSLFENDHITHRVLHVQFVSKIARVIGRCLKLNEDLIEAIALGHDLGHVPYGHDGEKMLNELCQKNNIGYFCHNAQSVRFLMEIERGGDGLNLSLQVLDGILSHNGEILDREYKPEYDKSWDKFEEEYRNCFKLEDYSKRIVPMTLEGCVVRISDIIAYIGRDIEDAISVKLIKRGDIPSKITGILGNTNDEIINKLVLDLVKNSYNKEYLIFSQNVFRALENLKKFNSDHIYSNPLIKTEAKKIQRVFKRLFYTYKESLSNNSQSAIQEHFLNEMNENYLKITSNERKIIDFIAGMTDDFFNNQHKELFVPQSYGYFVRK; encoded by the coding sequence ATGCATGAGAAAGAAATATTCACAGAAATAGTATTAAATAATTCGAAAAGGGAAAAATTTCTTTCGCAATGCGCATGTAAAAATAACAGAGGGATCAGAAAACATCCTAAAAGAGAAAAAATACCTGACAGAGGAAATATTAGGCCACGTTTTTTCCACGATACGGATAAGATTATTCATTCCAAAGCATATTCAAGATATATCGATAAAACCCAAGTATTTTCACTTTTTGAAAATGACCATATTACACACAGAGTTTTACATGTACAGTTTGTATCAAAAATAGCAAGAGTTATTGGAAGATGTTTAAAATTAAACGAAGATTTAATTGAAGCAATCGCCCTCGGTCATGATTTAGGACATGTTCCTTATGGCCATGATGGAGAGAAAATGCTAAACGAACTTTGTCAAAAAAATAACATCGGGTATTTTTGCCATAATGCACAAAGTGTCAGATTCTTAATGGAGATAGAAAGAGGTGGGGATGGATTAAATTTATCTTTGCAGGTACTAGATGGCATTCTCTCACACAATGGAGAAATATTAGACAGGGAGTATAAACCAGAATATGATAAATCTTGGGATAAGTTTGAAGAAGAATATAGAAATTGTTTTAAGTTAGAAGACTATTCTAAAAGAATTGTACCAATGACTCTTGAAGGATGTGTTGTACGAATTTCAGACATAATTGCCTATATTGGTAGAGACATTGAAGATGCTATATCTGTTAAATTAATCAAAAGGGGGGACATCCCATCTAAAATAACAGGAATTTTAGGGAACACCAATGATGAGATTATCAACAAGCTAGTATTAGATTTAGTGAAGAACAGTTATAACAAAGAATATCTTATATTCAGTCAAAATGTGTTTAGAGCCTTAGAAAATTTGAAAAAATTCAACAGTGATCATATTTACTCTAACCCACTTATAAAAACAGAAGCTAAAAAAATACAAAGAGTGTTTAAGCGTTTATTCTATACATACAAAGAAAGTTTAAGTAATAATTCTCAGAGTGCTATTCAAGAGCATTTCTTAAATGAAATGAACGAAAATTATCTTAAAATAACAAGCAATGAAAGAAAAATCATTGATTTTATAGCTGGGATGACAGATGATTTCTTTAATAACCAGCACAAAGAGCTATTTGTTCCACAGAGCTATGGGTATTTTGTTAGAAAATGA
- a CDS encoding SurA N-terminal domain-containing protein, with the protein MLQFMRKHAKFFYVFFFLIIISFIFFYVGPIDKSTSIPLAMIGKDRITMEEYSKTYERVRENHRDQLKEKFNDEMEKKLGLKERVLDMMIDEKILLIAAKDLGIKVSDEELGQIIRSEPAFQRDGVFNKDIYFRVLKSNRMSTEIYESSRKAEFIVVKMKSLIAESVDLTDSELKQIKGGVQEIITARQLKREKAIKSYIEGLKNMIGVKVNTELLS; encoded by the coding sequence ATGCTTCAGTTTATGCGCAAACATGCAAAGTTCTTTTATGTGTTTTTCTTTTTGATCATTATTTCTTTTATTTTTTTCTATGTAGGGCCGATAGATAAATCCACATCAATTCCGCTGGCCATGATAGGGAAAGACAGGATAACCATGGAAGAATATTCAAAGACATATGAAAGAGTAAGAGAGAATCACAGGGATCAGCTGAAGGAAAAATTCAATGACGAGATGGAGAAAAAACTGGGGCTCAAAGAAAGAGTCCTTGATATGATGATAGATGAAAAAATTCTGCTTATTGCAGCCAAAGATCTTGGGATAAAAGTAAGCGATGAGGAACTTGGACAGATAATCAGGAGTGAGCCTGCATTTCAGAGAGACGGTGTTTTTAATAAAGATATTTATTTCAGAGTGCTGAAGAGCAACAGGATGAGCACAGAAATATATGAAAGCTCGAGAAAGGCAGAATTTATTGTTGTGAAGATGAAGAGCCTGATAGCAGAGTCTGTAGACCTGACTGACAGCGAGCTTAAACAGATAAAAGGCGGAGTTCAGGAGATAATCACGGCAAGACAGCTAAAGAGAGAAAAGGCGATCAAATCATATATAGAAGGGCTGAAAAATATGATAGGGGTTAAGGTTAATACAGAGCTTTTGTCTTAA
- the ychF gene encoding redox-regulated ATPase YchF: MALSIGIVGLPNVGKSTLFNALTKAQNASAANYPFCTIEPNKAVVAVPDKRLYQLSEIVNPQRIQNAIVEFTDIAGLVRGASKGEGLGNQFLSHIRDTSAIVHVVRCFEDENIIHVDGNIDPLRDIEVINTELVLADLQTLENSITRLDKQAKGDKKIQPLLDMAKKVFDHLSTGKPAVLFDERESDVFVELAKETRLITSKPVIYAANVDEKGLAEDNKYVNAVHKFAEEHNAESVKICAKIEEEMAEMSDEERNEFLSSLGVSESGLDQIIHHGYHALGLISYFTAGVKEVRAWTIQSGWKAPKAASVIHDDFEHGFIRAEVIGFDDYIECTGESGARNAGKLRTEGKEYVVNNGDVMHFLFNV, encoded by the coding sequence ATGGCTTTAAGTATAGGTATTGTAGGACTCCCTAATGTAGGGAAGTCTACACTTTTTAATGCGCTCACAAAGGCACAGAATGCATCAGCAGCAAATTATCCATTCTGCACAATAGAACCCAATAAGGCGGTCGTTGCTGTTCCTGACAAACGTTTGTATCAATTATCAGAAATAGTTAATCCTCAAAGGATACAGAATGCAATAGTTGAATTTACGGATATTGCAGGGCTTGTAAGAGGCGCTTCAAAAGGCGAGGGACTTGGCAACCAATTTCTTTCTCATATAAGAGATACCTCTGCGATAGTGCATGTTGTAAGGTGTTTTGAAGACGAAAATATAATACACGTTGACGGAAATATTGATCCATTGCGCGACATAGAAGTCATAAATACAGAACTGGTGCTTGCTGATCTTCAGACACTGGAAAATAGTATAACGCGTCTAGACAAACAGGCAAAGGGAGATAAAAAGATCCAGCCATTGCTTGATATGGCAAAGAAAGTTTTTGATCATCTAAGCACAGGCAAACCAGCGGTTCTCTTTGATGAAAGAGAATCAGATGTATTCGTGGAACTTGCAAAAGAAACAAGGCTGATCACTTCAAAGCCTGTGATATACGCAGCTAATGTTGATGAAAAGGGACTGGCTGAAGACAATAAATATGTTAATGCGGTTCACAAGTTTGCAGAAGAGCATAATGCAGAATCAGTGAAGATCTGCGCAAAGATCGAAGAGGAAATGGCAGAGATGAGCGATGAAGAGCGCAATGAATTCCTCTCATCTCTCGGAGTGTCTGAGAGCGGACTCGATCAGATAATCCATCATGGTTATCATGCACTTGGTTTAATAAGCTATTTCACTGCAGGAGTAAAAGAAGTCCGCGCATGGACGATCCAAAGCGGATGGAAAGCGCCAAAGGCAGCATCAGTTATTCATGATGATTTTGAACACGGGTTTATTCGCGCAGAGGTGATTGGTTTTGATGATTACATTGAGTGCACAGGAGAATCAGGCGCGCGCAATGCAGGCAAGCTTCGCACAGAAGGCAAGGAGTATGTTGTGAACAATGGAGATGTGATGCATTTTCTTTTTAATGTGTAG